Proteins encoded together in one Bradyrhizobium sp. CB82 window:
- a CDS encoding recombinase zinc beta ribbon domain-containing protein — MLRNPAYKGTACFGKTRIAPRMRVTRPLRLRGGVAPRNSANHELPRTEWIEIPVPTIISEETFALANELLEANKKHAPRRTITPSALQGLLSCAKCGYGLYRTSTRSSARTIHYYRCLGSDGWRRLGGPVCDSRPMRQDLLDEVVWKEIARLLEDRHLIEDELERRLKAARNADPTQRREETLRRDLARSRKSIERLLTAYQESLLSLEELRSRMPDLRSREQACLLELQAIEDQSKEQEVCLRLAESVTSFLDRLRWSVDALDIIERRRVLRLLVKEVLVGDDKIIIRHSIPLPPTPPGGKAPGATDSSVTAPPPQSYLLRSGSHQPNTGQSVPALYV; from the coding sequence ATGCTGCGCAATCCCGCGTATAAAGGAACGGCCTGCTTTGGCAAGACGCGGATCGCGCCGCGCATGCGTGTGACGCGGCCGTTGCGATTGCGCGGCGGCGTCGCGCCTCGCAACAGCGCCAATCATGAACTTCCTCGCACAGAGTGGATCGAAATCCCTGTGCCGACCATCATCAGCGAAGAGACCTTCGCATTGGCGAACGAGCTTTTGGAAGCCAACAAGAAGCATGCCCCGCGACGCACGATCACGCCGAGCGCCCTGCAAGGATTGTTGAGCTGCGCCAAATGCGGCTATGGGCTCTATCGCACCTCCACCAGGTCGAGCGCTCGAACCATCCATTACTACCGCTGCTTGGGCTCGGATGGCTGGCGCCGGCTCGGCGGGCCGGTCTGCGACAGTCGCCCGATGCGCCAGGATTTGCTGGACGAGGTGGTATGGAAAGAGATCGCGCGTTTACTTGAAGACCGACACCTCATCGAAGACGAACTTGAGCGCCGGCTCAAGGCGGCGCGCAACGCCGATCCCACGCAGCGCCGGGAGGAAACGCTTCGCCGCGATCTTGCGCGCTCCCGGAAAAGCATCGAGCGTCTCCTCACGGCCTATCAGGAGAGCCTCCTCTCACTTGAAGAGCTGCGCAGTCGCATGCCCGATTTGCGCAGCCGCGAACAGGCTTGCCTGTTGGAGCTGCAAGCGATCGAAGACCAATCGAAGGAGCAGGAAGTTTGTCTGCGTCTCGCCGAATCCGTGACGAGCTTCCTCGACCGCCTGCGTTGGTCCGTCGACGCGCTCGATATAATCGAACGCCGACGCGTGCTGCGCCTTCTCGTGAAGGAAGTCCTCGTCGGCGACGACAAGATCATCATCCGCCACTCCATCCCCCTCCCACCCACCCCTCCGGGTGGAAAGGCGCCTGGCGCCACCGATAGTTCCGTGACCGCTCCTCCACCGCAAAGTTATCTTTTGCGTTCAGGGAGCCATCAGCCCAATACTGGCCAATCTGTTCCTGCATTATACGTTTGA